The Micromonospora sp. WMMD961 genome has a segment encoding these proteins:
- the paaA gene encoding 1,2-phenylacetyl-CoA epoxidase subunit PaaA: MYGNDFSAPDGAPDEGPASGLLGEVEAAEAELRAAAARGRRGGPAPDEDLAAYFAEVVDAEQKIEPRDWMPDAYRRTLIRQIAQHAHSEIIGMQPEGNWISRAPSLKRKAILLAKVQDEAGHGLYLYAAAETLGISRDELVQLLLDGRQKYSSIFNYPTLSWADVGAIGWLVDGAAIVNQVPLCRCSYGPYARAMIRVCKEESFHQRQGYEILHTLAHGTPGQQAMAQDAVDRWWYPSLAMFGPPDGDSTHSARSMAWKIKRFSNDDLRQRFVDMCVQQAEILGLRIPDAGLRWNEERQAYDYTQPDYDELMRVISGDGPCNRERIAHRRAAHADGAWVREAAAAYAAKRAGQKETAAA, translated from the coding sequence ATGTATGGCAACGACTTCTCCGCCCCGGACGGCGCGCCGGACGAGGGGCCCGCCAGCGGCCTGCTGGGCGAGGTCGAGGCCGCCGAGGCCGAGCTGCGCGCGGCGGCAGCACGCGGGCGACGTGGTGGCCCCGCCCCCGACGAGGACCTCGCCGCGTACTTCGCCGAGGTCGTCGACGCCGAGCAGAAGATCGAGCCACGGGACTGGATGCCCGACGCGTACCGGCGGACGTTGATCCGGCAGATCGCCCAGCACGCCCACTCCGAGATCATCGGGATGCAGCCGGAGGGCAACTGGATCAGCCGGGCCCCGTCGCTCAAGCGCAAGGCCATCCTGCTGGCCAAGGTGCAGGACGAGGCGGGCCACGGCCTCTACCTCTACGCCGCCGCCGAAACCCTCGGCATCAGCCGCGACGAGCTGGTCCAACTGCTGCTCGACGGAAGGCAGAAGTACAGCTCGATCTTCAACTACCCCACCCTGAGCTGGGCCGACGTGGGCGCGATCGGATGGCTGGTGGACGGTGCGGCGATCGTCAACCAGGTGCCGCTGTGCCGCTGCTCGTACGGGCCGTACGCCCGCGCGATGATCCGGGTCTGCAAGGAGGAGTCGTTCCACCAGCGGCAGGGCTACGAGATCCTGCACACCCTTGCGCACGGCACCCCGGGGCAGCAGGCGATGGCCCAGGACGCGGTGGACCGCTGGTGGTACCCGTCGCTGGCCATGTTCGGCCCGCCGGACGGCGACTCCACCCACTCCGCCCGGTCGATGGCCTGGAAGATCAAGCGTTTCTCCAACGACGACCTGCGGCAACGTTTCGTCGACATGTGCGTCCAGCAGGCCGAGATCCTCGGGCTCCGCATCCCCGACGCGGGCCTGCGCTGGAACGAGGAGCGGCAGGCGTACGACTACACCCAGCCGGACTACGACGAGCTGATGCGCGTGATCTCCGGCGACGGGCCGTGCAACCGGGAACGGATCGCCCACCGCCGGGCCGCGCACGCCGACGGCGCATGGGTACGCGAGGCCGCCGCGGCGTACGCCGCGAAGCGGGCGGGACAGAAGGAGACGGCCGCGGCATGA
- the paaB gene encoding 1,2-phenylacetyl-CoA epoxidase subunit PaaB yields MTQHTPLWEVFVRARRGLSHTHVGSLHAPDAELALRNARDLYTRRQEGVSIWVVPAGAITASSPDEKDAFFDPAADKVYRHPTFYEVPDGVAHL; encoded by the coding sequence ATGACGCAACACACCCCTCTCTGGGAGGTCTTCGTGCGGGCCCGACGCGGGCTGTCGCACACCCACGTCGGCAGCCTGCACGCCCCCGACGCCGAGCTGGCCCTGCGCAACGCCCGGGACCTCTACACCCGCCGCCAGGAGGGTGTGTCGATCTGGGTGGTGCCGGCCGGCGCGATCACCGCGTCCAGCCCGGACGAGAAGGACGCCTTCTTCGACCCGGCCGCCGACAAGGTCTACCGTCACCCCACCTTCTACGAGGTGCCGGACGGGGTGGCTCACCTGTGA
- the paaC gene encoding 1,2-phenylacetyl-CoA epoxidase subunit PaaC — protein sequence MNGPFDFTLGLADDALIAAQRLAEWTTRAPEMEEDIALANIALDQLGAARLLLSYAGELEGAGRDEDALAYLRDDREFRNALLVELPNGDFAVTMAKLFFLAAYQLPLYTALVDCADERLAAIGAKARKESAYHLDHGALWVKRLGDGTEESHRRMQAAVDQVWPYTHELFVADPAAPVDPATLRPAFDETVGAVLAEATLSRPESGWAPAGGRTGVHTEHLAYLLAEMQVLHRAHPGARW from the coding sequence GTGAACGGGCCCTTCGACTTCACCCTCGGCCTCGCCGACGACGCGTTGATCGCGGCGCAGCGGTTGGCCGAGTGGACCACCCGCGCGCCGGAGATGGAAGAGGACATCGCGCTGGCCAACATCGCCCTCGACCAGCTCGGCGCGGCCCGCCTGCTGTTGTCGTACGCGGGCGAGTTGGAGGGCGCGGGTCGGGACGAGGACGCGTTGGCGTACCTGCGCGACGACCGCGAGTTCCGCAACGCGCTCCTGGTCGAACTGCCCAACGGCGACTTCGCGGTGACGATGGCGAAGCTGTTCTTCCTGGCCGCGTACCAGTTGCCGCTGTACACCGCGCTGGTCGACTGCGCGGACGAGCGGCTGGCCGCGATCGGCGCGAAGGCACGCAAGGAGTCGGCGTACCACCTGGACCACGGCGCGCTGTGGGTGAAGCGGCTCGGCGACGGCACCGAGGAGTCGCACCGTCGCATGCAGGCGGCGGTCGACCAGGTGTGGCCGTACACCCATGAGCTGTTCGTCGCGGACCCGGCGGCGCCGGTCGACCCGGCCACCCTGCGGCCGGCGTTCGACGAGACGGTCGGCGCGGTGCTGGCCGAGGCGACGCTCAGTCGGCCGGAGAGCGGCTGGGCGCCGGCCGGCGGACGAACCGGCGTGCACACCGAGCACCTGGCCTACCTGCTCGCCGAGATGCAGGTGTTGCACCGCGCCCACCCCGGAGCGCGGTGGTGA